The following DNA comes from Deltaproteobacteria bacterium.
CTTCCCCGGGCGGGCCACGGTCCAGAGGAGGGCCTCCTGCACATCCTTCGTCTCCCCGTACCTCTGCCGGAAGCGGCTCACGAAGTGGATGGCGAAGTCGACGGCCAGTCCCAGGGAGAGGGTGGATAGGACGGAGATGGGCATGTCGAGGTCCTTCCCGACGATCCCCACCACTCCGTAGATGAGGACGATGGTGAAAAACAGGGGAAGGAAGCTGACGATCCCCCACCAGAAGGAGCGGTAGGCCAGGACCAGGAGCACGAAGACGAGCACGCAGGACGCGAGGAAACCGGAGAGCATCCCCCACAGAACTTCGTCGTTCCACACCATGTTGAAATAGGCGATCCCCGCCGGCCGGATCTCGACCCCCGGGATGGGATCCACCCGGAGATCGCCCCGGATCTTTTCGAGGAGAGCCTTCGTGTCCACGGCGTCCCAGGACCGGAGCTGAACCACCACGTTGGCCTTCCGGTACGGGTAGTCGATGACGTTGTTCAAGTCCCTCGGCTTGGCCGCCATGTTGGACAGGAGAAGGTACTGGCCGATCGTCTCCCTGGAGTCGGGAATCGTCTCGTAGGCGGGATCGTCGTCGTGGAGAACCCGGTTGATCCGTTTCACGTAATCGGCTACGGAAACGGTTTTCCCGACGGGGTATCGCTTTTCGATCGCTTTCTGGAGCCCTTCCAGCGACCGCAAGACCCGGGGATCCGCGATCCCTCCATCCTCTTTCGCATCGGCGACGAGGTACAGGGAGGCCGTTCCTCCCAGGCTGTCGTTCAGGATCCGGTCGGCCTTCCGCACGTCGCTTCCCGCCTTGAACCAGTGGATCATGTTGTTGTTGACCCGGATCCGGGCGATCCCCACGACCGAAACGGCGATAAGCAGGGCGCCCGCGAGGACCACGGCCGTCCTGCGGCCCGTCGCGAAACGGCCCACGCCGGAAAGCCACCTGGAGATGACCCCCCCCGGATCCTTCTTGAGATTCACCCGCTCGATGCGCTCCTCCTTCATCAGGGCCATCAAGGCGGGAACCAGCGTGAAGCTCATCAGGAGGACGACCAGGGTCCCGAAGGCCACCAGCAGGCCGAAAATCTTCACGGGAACGATGGGGCCTACGGCCAGCGAGGCGAAGCCCACCGCCGTGGTGAGGTCCGAATAGACGATCGGAGTGGCGGTGGTCTCCATCGTCTGGAGGATCGCCTCCCGCTGGTCGTGCACATCCTTGTACCGGAAATGGAACTCATTGAAGATGTGCACCGTGTCCGTGCTGATGGCCATCAGGAACACCGGGCCCATCGAGGCCATGATGTGGATCGGCACCCCGAGGCCGATGAAGAATCCCATCGCCCAGATGATGGAGATCATCGCCACCGCCATGTTCGCGATCACGAGGGTTGCGCTGCGGAACATGAAGTAGAGCGCAACCATCATCACCATCCCCGCCAGGGGGGAGAACCAGGCCATCTGGCGGAACATCTCGATGCCGAAGGTGTCGCGGGCGACGGGATCGCCGGCGAAGAAGAACTGCTCGGGCCCCTTCCCCGCGGCGGCGATCTTCCTGATCTTGTCCGCGATCTCCTTGCCGTTCGCCCCCTTCTCGATGGGGACATAAATCGCCGATACTTTCCCGTCGGCGGACACGAGCCGGTTGACCACGAGGGGGTTGCCGGTGATCCGCTTCTTCAGCGCGGCAAGGCCCTCCTCTCTTTCGGGGACGCGGTCGAGGAGCGGCTCGGCCCGGAGGGTCTCCCCGTCCACGGTCACGTCGTCCACCGTGGGGAGGCTGATCACGTCCCGCGCGACGACACCGGGAAGTTTGAGGATCTCATCCGTGATCCGCTCGATCCGCCGGAGGCTTTCCGGGTTGAAGAGCCCTCCTTCATTCCGTATCCCCACGACGATCACGTCGGGATGCAGTCCGAACCACCCCTCGACCTGGTCGTTGTACCGCCGGACCTGGGAGGTCTCGGGGAGCATGTTCTTGGGGTCCGTGTCGATCCTGATCTTCGGAAACTGGAGGCCGAAGGCGACCGTCAGGA
Coding sequences within:
- a CDS encoding MMPL family transporter, translated to MLDHLVRLRQRLVGLSISHPRVVVGATLLLTVAFGLQFPKIRIDTDPKNMLPETSQVRRYNDQVEGWFGLHPDVIVVGIRNEGGLFNPESLRRIERITDEILKLPGVVARDVISLPTVDDVTVDGETLRAEPLLDRVPEREEGLAALKKRITGNPLVVNRLVSADGKVSAIYVPIEKGANGKEIADKIRKIAAAGKGPEQFFFAGDPVARDTFGIEMFRQMAWFSPLAGMVMMVALYFMFRSATLVIANMAVAMISIIWAMGFFIGLGVPIHIMASMGPVFLMAISTDTVHIFNEFHFRYKDVHDQREAILQTMETTATPIVYSDLTTAVGFASLAVGPIVPVKIFGLLVAFGTLVVLLMSFTLVPALMALMKEERIERVNLKKDPGGVISRWLSGVGRFATGRRTAVVLAGALLIAVSVVGIARIRVNNNMIHWFKAGSDVRKADRILNDSLGGTASLYLVADAKEDGGIADPRVLRSLEGLQKAIEKRYPVGKTVSVADYVKRINRVLHDDDPAYETIPDSRETIGQYLLLSNMAAKPRDLNNVIDYPYRKANVVVQLRSWDAVDTKALLEKIRGDLRVDPIPGVEIRPAGIAYFNMVWNDEVLWGMLSGFLASCVLVFVLLVLAYRSFWWGIVSFLPLFFTIVLIYGVVGIVGKDLDMPISVLSTLSLGLAVDFAIHFVSRFRQRYGETKDVQEALLWTVARPGK